The Paenibacillus amylolyticus genome contains the following window.
AGTTAAAGAAGCATCGGTTGCTCCTGCCCACATACCCATGACGGATATGATTGAGCAGTATATAGAACTCCACCATGAGAAAACGGTTAGCCGGGCAAAGCTGCTGAAATATGTGAAGTGGGTAGTCCAATATACGAAGGATACAGATATCGATCCCGTCTGGATTCTGGCTATGATGTGGCAAGAGAGCCGAATGTTAGAGGAAAGTGTATCATCCCATGGAGCGATTGGTTTACTTCAGATTCTTCCGAGCACAGCGAAATCGTATGGAGTGAAGCAACAGGAGCTACATCAGCCCGAAACAAATATCAGGACAAGCATTATTTATTTGCAATATCTTATGGATAAATACGATGGAAATCTTCGAACAGCAACCATTGCATACAATCAGGGAGAAGGCAACGTAGCTAAGGGGAAGGCTCGCCCCTGGTACTACAATCAAGTGAAGGAACATCATCATAAGATGCTTGAAATAATGAAAAAAAGTCAATGAACATCAGTTAACAATAGATTTTGAATACTACAAGATCGTTTATCAATTTTACATAGGGAGATCCAAATGGGAAAATTTCCAGAACATATTAGCACGAATTTGAAAGTAGACAAGAAGCATTACACCATGGATGAAGTAGAAAATATTGAACGCTGTAAGCTCGATGAACATTTCCTCGGGGATTGTATTCTGGTCAATGAGAACCTGATTTGGCATTCCGTTCATAAGTATATTGGAAAGCCCGAGATGATTATTAAGAATCATTGTGTAGAAAAGGATGATATTCTTCAACTGGGCCGTTTGGGATTTATCAAAGCAATTAGGGCATTTGATACGGGGCGTGGCGTAAAATTTAGCTCGTTTGCTGTCACTGCGATTGTCAGAGAAATCCGATGTTTTCTGAGAGATAGTGCAAGCATTATTCGTCCAACTCGCACAGCGACGGAATTAATCAACCGAATCAATCGACTTGAGCACGATATGGGCTACCTGCCACCGGCACATGAAATCGCATTGTTGTTAGATGAGGATGTAGAGAAGATCAACAAAGCACTTCAAGTGGGTAAAGGCGTAAAGTACCTGGATGAGCCTGTAGGTGCTGATGATCAACAATCTCAATCCGTAACATTGATGGATACCATTTATAGTGGGGAGAACCTTGAAGAAGGTATTCTGGACAAGTTATACGTGGATGCGGTTATTGATTCGGTCAAGCGCAAACTTAGTGAGAAAGAAGTGACTGTCCTGAAGCATCGTGTAGATGGATTTAATCAAACTCAGACTGCAGATATGGAAGATATTAGCCAGATGAGAGTCTCTAGAATTATGCGAAAAGTAGCTAAAATGCTGGATAAACCGGATCAGGCGTGATCGTGTCACAGCCCTTCTTAATTCTATATAACGTCTCATACATAATGTCTCTCCCGCATTCCAGCGGTGAGGGATTTTTGCTGTTTTTGCCCTATGGGACATACTCCAAGTTGTCCGAACATAAGATAGTACAAGATTCCAAGCGACCCGGAGGAATGAATTGATGCGAAAAATAACGAAAGTTCTTGCATGCATGCTTATCCCTGTCTTCTTGCTGTCTTCATTGGGGGTTACTCAAGCCCAGGCAACCATTCAGGGTCCGTCTACACATGCGCAAAGCGCTGCACTCATTGATGTCACATCAGGCCGGATCTTATACAGCAAGGATGGGGATAAGGAACTGCGAATTGCCAGCTTGACCAAAATCATGACAGCCATTGTAGCGATTGAACACAGCAAACTGGACGAGAAAGTGAAAGTATCTCCCACGGCTTTTGCCAAAGAAGGATCATCTCTATATCTGAAGTTGGGCGAAGAGATGACACTCGAGAACATGCTGTACGGGTTAATGCTCCGTTCAGGCAATGACGCGGCCTCTGCCATAGCGGAACATGTAGGGGGTTCGGAAGAGGGATTTGTTCTGTTGATGAACAAAAAGGCAGAGCAAATCGGTCTGACGCATTCCCACTTTATGAACCCTCATGGACTGGATGCAGAAGGGCATTATTCTACAGCCAATGATTTGGCGAGATTAACGGCATATGCGTTGCACAATCCAGTTTTCAAACGCATCGTAGCCACGGAAGACAAGTCCGCACCGAATCCCAATGAAAGCTGGGAATACTCCTGGCACAACAAAAATAAAATGCTGCGGATGTATGAAGGTGCGGACGGCGTGAAAACAGGCTATACCAAGAAAGCTTTCAGATGTTTGGTCAGCTCGGCTACACGCAACGGACAGCAGCTCGCCGCGGTAACGCTGAATGATGGAAACGATTGGAACGATCATGCTCGGATGCTTGATTTCGGGTTTGAATACTTCCCATTGGTAGAGATCGCGAAGCAAGAACAAGCTGTGCAAAATACAGATGTCGTTACAGGCCGTGGATTTTGGTATCCCCTGGCTGAGAGTGAGAAAAGTTCATTGACCAAAAAGTTGATTCTGTACGAAAATCGCACCCAATCGGAAACCGAAGGGAATAAACAATCAACAAACCCTGCGTTTGGATTGGCAGGACGCATCAATATGCAACTTGACGGTAAACTTGTTGGCTCGATTCCTGTATATCGCAAAGGCAGTTATATTCCTCCTGAACCGAAGACAGATGAGGCAACAATGGGTGGTATCGGAGACGTCTCTTCCTGGGCGGCAGCATGGCGTGCGGTGTTAAGTCACCTGTTGTCTCCTTAATTAAGTCGTCGTTGATGGGAGGGTATAATCCATGCTCAATATAATTTGGTTGCTTATGATTTTAATTGGTTTTGCTTTTGCAGCCGTCAACGGCAATATTGAAGTGGTCACGCAAGCCGCTTTTGACGGAGCGGCGACGGGAGTTACCGTCTGTTTTGGGCTGATCAGTGTGCTTGTGTTCTGGATGGGCATGATGAAAATGGCTGAGGATGCCGGTCTCCTGGCCCGGATTGCCAAGCTGTTGGGTCCGGTTGTGGGCTTTCTGTTCCCTGATGTGCCCAAAAACCATCCGGCAATGGGTTATATTCTCTCCAATATGAGTGCCAATCTGCTGGGACTGGGAAATGCGGCTACACCGATGGGAATCAAAGCGATGCAACAACTGCAGGAGCTTAATCCGGATAAACAAACCGCTTCTCCTGCCATGTGTACTTTGCTGGCTCTGAATACGGCTAGCATTACGATTATTCCGACAACGCTGATCGCCATCCGCTTAAACTATCATTCCGCCAATGCAACTGAGATCGTGGGAACAACATTGATGGCTACCATTATTGCTACACTTGCTGCAATAATCGCCGATCGCTGGTATCGGAACAGGGCTTTACACAAACCGCCACGTATACAGAAAAGTGGCAATCCCGGTAAGAAAGGATGAGCACCCTTGTTAACCTTCATCAACTGGATCTCCGTCTGGGCCATCCCGGTTATTATCGCGTTTGTTCCATTATATGCGTTTACCAAAAAGGTCCCGGTTTACGAATCCTTTGTTGATGGGGCCAAGGATGGATTCTCACTGCAATCAGTATCATTCCGCATCTCGTAGGCATGATGGTCGCCATTAGCGTATTTCGTGCCTCAGGTGCACTGGATTTTGTAATTAGCCTATTCACTCCGTTGGTGTCCTGGATGGGTGTTCCGGGTGAAGTGTTGCCACTCGGAATATTGCGTCCTTTGACGGGGACAGGCTCTCTGGCCTTTACAACCGATCTGATTAAAACCCATGGCCCTGACTCCATGATTGGACGTATGGCATCTACGATTCAGGGGAGTACAGATACCACATTATATGTACTGACGGTTTATTTTGGGGCTGTAGGCATAAGAAACGGTCGGTATGCACTCAAAGTAGGGTTGTTTTCCGATGTCGTTGGTTTTATTGCTGCCCTGGCCATTTGTTTGTTCGTTTTTGGTTAAACGATATCTCCTCTCCTGCCGATATATTAGATATGCTAGAATAATAGCGGAGGAGAGTGAGACATGCAGAAGAGTTGGAAACGAATACTCCGTGTTGGAATGTCTGGCGTGCTTGCGATTGCAATGCTTGCAGGATCAACGGGGCTGGCGGCGGCTCAAGCCGTTCAGACGATACATTTTACAGGTTACTTTGACAAACAGCTGCGTGCACAAATGGCAGTCACAGCGGATTCTTTTCCAGTCGTGAATGTACGTGTGGTCAAGCAGGAAGAACCCGATATGGTATATTATGATGTGG
Protein-coding sequences here:
- a CDS encoding lytic transglycosylase domain-containing protein; this translates as MLTLERVLSIVITVVVLASQYESLSASKQVNQVKPLKQEKQVKQVKEASVAPAHIPMTDMIEQYIELHHEKTVSRAKLLKYVKWVVQYTKDTDIDPVWILAMMWQESRMLEESVSSHGAIGLLQILPSTAKSYGVKQQELHQPETNIRTSIIYLQYLMDKYDGNLRTATIAYNQGEGNVAKGKARPWYYNQVKEHHHKMLEIMKKSQ
- a CDS encoding sigma-70 family RNA polymerase sigma factor encodes the protein MGKFPEHISTNLKVDKKHYTMDEVENIERCKLDEHFLGDCILVNENLIWHSVHKYIGKPEMIIKNHCVEKDDILQLGRLGFIKAIRAFDTGRGVKFSSFAVTAIVREIRCFLRDSASIIRPTRTATELINRINRLEHDMGYLPPAHEIALLLDEDVEKINKALQVGKGVKYLDEPVGADDQQSQSVTLMDTIYSGENLEEGILDKLYVDAVIDSVKRKLSEKEVTVLKHRVDGFNQTQTADMEDISQMRVSRIMRKVAKMLDKPDQA
- a CDS encoding D-alanyl-D-alanine carboxypeptidase family protein, whose translation is MRKITKVLACMLIPVFLLSSLGVTQAQATIQGPSTHAQSAALIDVTSGRILYSKDGDKELRIASLTKIMTAIVAIEHSKLDEKVKVSPTAFAKEGSSLYLKLGEEMTLENMLYGLMLRSGNDAASAIAEHVGGSEEGFVLLMNKKAEQIGLTHSHFMNPHGLDAEGHYSTANDLARLTAYALHNPVFKRIVATEDKSAPNPNESWEYSWHNKNKMLRMYEGADGVKTGYTKKAFRCLVSSATRNGQQLAAVTLNDGNDWNDHARMLDFGFEYFPLVEIAKQEQAVQNTDVVTGRGFWYPLAESEKSSLTKKLILYENRTQSETEGNKQSTNPAFGLAGRINMQLDGKLVGSIPVYRKGSYIPPEPKTDEATMGGIGDVSSWAAAWRAVLSHLLSP
- a CDS encoding nucleoside recognition domain-containing protein, encoding MLNIIWLLMILIGFAFAAVNGNIEVVTQAAFDGAATGVTVCFGLISVLVFWMGMMKMAEDAGLLARIAKLLGPVVGFLFPDVPKNHPAMGYILSNMSANLLGLGNAATPMGIKAMQQLQELNPDKQTASPAMCTLLALNTASITIIPTTLIAIRLNYHSANATEIVGTTLMATIIATLAAIIADRWYRNRALHKPPRIQKSGNPGKKG